In one window of Calypte anna isolate BGI_N300 chromosome 1, bCalAnn1_v1.p, whole genome shotgun sequence DNA:
- the TXN2 gene encoding thioredoxin, mitochondrial, with protein MAQRLMVRRLLSLTPRTLPPQGPLAPCAPPGRLFGTSASWRSTFNVQDGSDFQDRVVNNPKPVVVDFHAQWCGPCKILGPRLEKMVAKHEGKVLMAKVDIDDHTDLAIEYEVSAVPTVLAMKNGDVVDKFVGIKDEDQLEAFLKKLIGA; from the exons ATGGCCCAGAGGTTGATGGTCCGGCGGCTGCTGTCCCTCACCCCCAGGACACTGCCCCCACAGGGCCCCTTGGCACCGTGTGCACCCCCTGGCAGGCTCTTTGGCACCTCGGCAAGCTGGAGGAGCACCTTCAATGTGCAGGATGGCAGTGACTTCCAGGATCGAGTGGTGAACAATCCCAAACCCGTTGTGGTGGATTTCCATGCACA GTGGTGTGGCCCCTGCAAGATCCTAGGCCCCAGGTTAGAGAAGATGGTGGCCAAACACGAGGGGAAAGTGCTGATGGCCAAAGTGGACATTGATGATCACACAGACCTTGCTATTGAGTACGAG GTGTCGGCAGTGCCAACCGTGCTGGCTATGAAGAATGGAGATGTTGTGGATAAGTTTGTGGGGATAAAGGACGAGGATCAGCTGGAGGCATTCCTCAAGAAACTCATTGGAGCCTGA